A window from Microbacterium ginsengiterrae encodes these proteins:
- a CDS encoding AAA family ATPase, which yields MARVLITGMSGAGKSTVLAELAGRGHLTVDTDYDGWTDGHGGPWNESRMSALLASTSHVFVSGTAENQRRFYDRFDHMVLLSAPVEVLIARVASRANPYGRSVEQQREIRTYVAEVEPLLRAGASVVLDGCLPVEQIADALESLRGDDRR from the coding sequence ATGGCGAGAGTGCTCATCACGGGGATGTCCGGAGCTGGGAAGTCGACCGTTCTCGCTGAGCTCGCCGGGCGTGGCCATCTCACGGTCGACACCGACTACGACGGATGGACTGATGGTCACGGTGGTCCATGGAATGAGAGCCGTATGTCTGCGCTGCTGGCATCGACGAGCCATGTCTTCGTGTCCGGGACCGCCGAGAATCAGCGGCGCTTCTACGATCGGTTCGACCACATGGTCCTGCTGAGTGCGCCAGTTGAGGTGCTCATCGCACGAGTCGCCTCACGAGCGAACCCGTACGGTCGCTCTGTCGAACAGCAACGCGAGATACGCACCTACGTCGCCGAGGTCGAACCGCTCCTTCGAGCGGGCGCATCAGTGGTGCTGGATGGATGCTTGCCCGTAGAGCAGATCGCGGATGCACTCGAATCGCTGCGGGGCGATGATCGTCGGTAG
- a CDS encoding Rid family hydrolase, which translates to MPKAVTLIRSSSLSDVAEYAYAATAPAEARLIFLAGSCPLNHDGTTVGVGDFAAQAAKCIENMRVALADAGADLRDVISTRVLVASARQPDLVAAWDVVRDAFGDHDVPSTLMGVTVLGYDDQLVEIEAVAAVTD; encoded by the coding sequence GTGCCCAAAGCAGTGACTCTCATCCGGTCGTCGTCCCTGTCCGACGTCGCGGAATATGCCTACGCGGCGACGGCGCCGGCCGAGGCGCGGCTGATCTTCCTCGCGGGGTCATGCCCGTTGAATCACGACGGAACGACGGTCGGTGTCGGGGACTTCGCTGCACAGGCTGCGAAGTGCATCGAGAACATGCGCGTCGCTCTCGCCGACGCGGGTGCCGACCTGCGCGACGTCATTAGCACGCGAGTTCTGGTGGCATCGGCGCGACAGCCAGACCTGGTCGCAGCATGGGACGTCGTCCGCGATGCGTTCGGTGATCACGATGTGCCCAGCACGCTGATGGGCGTCACCGTCCTCGGATACGACGATCAACTGGTGGAGATCGAAGCGGTCGCCGCCGTGACGGACTGA
- a CDS encoding NUDIX domain-containing protein codes for MPIDRSYIRVKAMLIAPSTDGLRHLVSVNAPSEENPVGFHRLIGGSVELGETHQEAIVREVDEELGARIVDLRHLGVVENIFRYNGELGHEIVALYSGTLDPAPADEGGTLVESDGSVVPVVWRPFEDEGMATPLYPTNANDWIRRVRT; via the coding sequence ATGCCCATTGATCGTTCCTACATCCGAGTGAAGGCCATGCTCATCGCTCCGAGCACCGACGGCCTCCGTCATCTCGTCAGTGTCAACGCGCCATCCGAGGAGAATCCCGTCGGCTTCCACCGGCTGATCGGTGGGAGCGTCGAGCTGGGCGAGACGCACCAGGAAGCGATCGTCCGCGAGGTGGACGAAGAACTGGGCGCGCGAATCGTCGACCTCAGGCACCTCGGAGTGGTGGAGAACATCTTCCGCTACAACGGCGAACTCGGCCATGAGATCGTCGCGCTGTACTCCGGAACATTGGACCCCGCGCCTGCCGATGAGGGAGGCACGTTGGTCGAGTCGGACGGTTCTGTGGTGCCGGTGGTCTGGCGCCCGTTCGAGGACGAAGGCATGGCGACGCCGCTCTACCCGACGAACGCGAACGACTGGATCCGCCGGGTGAGGACGTAG
- a CDS encoding phosphotransferase — MREEILAGGNASGAVVRVGDTVRKPWARSTPSVSRFVAALRTKGIDAPTLFGRDDAGRQVLEFVPGRLAMDGPRLSASDLRRVGAMVRSIHDASARFACHADDVWETAIPAPGDELICHNDLAPWNLIIGERWVFIDWDAAAPSTRLWDVAYAAQAFTLSDPARTTEESARDLAAFVAGYGADATMRAQLPSALVERTEAMYALLRSSHEAGIEPWASMFVAGHGEYWQNVVRYVTSHRAVWAAALTPEA, encoded by the coding sequence ATGCGGGAAGAGATCCTGGCCGGAGGCAATGCATCCGGTGCGGTCGTCCGAGTCGGAGACACGGTGCGCAAGCCCTGGGCTCGGTCGACACCCAGTGTGTCCCGATTCGTCGCCGCTCTCCGCACGAAGGGGATCGACGCGCCCACCCTCTTCGGGCGGGATGACGCGGGGCGACAGGTCCTGGAGTTCGTTCCCGGACGACTTGCGATGGACGGCCCTCGTCTGTCGGCATCCGACCTCCGCCGCGTGGGGGCGATGGTGCGGAGCATCCATGACGCGAGCGCGCGCTTCGCCTGCCATGCGGACGACGTCTGGGAGACGGCGATCCCCGCACCGGGCGACGAGCTCATCTGCCACAACGACCTCGCCCCGTGGAACCTCATCATCGGCGAACGTTGGGTGTTCATCGATTGGGATGCCGCCGCTCCCAGCACCCGCCTGTGGGACGTCGCCTACGCGGCCCAGGCCTTCACGCTGTCCGATCCCGCGCGGACGACCGAAGAATCGGCGCGAGACCTTGCGGCGTTCGTCGCGGGCTACGGCGCGGACGCGACCATGCGGGCTCAACTGCCGTCGGCGCTGGTCGAGCGTACAGAGGCGATGTATGCGTTGCTGCGCTCGTCTCATGAGGCGGGGATCGAGCCCTGGGCGAGCATGTTCGTGGCTGGGCACGGGGAGTACTGGCAGAACGTGGTTCGCTATGTGACCTCACACCGCGCCGTCTGGGCGGCCGCGCTCACGCCGGAGGCCTGA
- a CDS encoding GntR family transcriptional regulator produces MRVVISTSASVPIYEQIKTQVRAAILSGQASAGSSLPSLRQLAADLRVSVITVTRAYNDLVAEGLVHNEHGRGFVVQDVDPVIAAEALEKRVDAALIELRLAARHARIDIDDIHRRLDEAWRSDPDD; encoded by the coding sequence ATGCGTGTGGTGATCTCGACGAGCGCATCTGTGCCGATCTATGAGCAGATCAAGACGCAGGTGCGCGCGGCGATCCTGTCCGGCCAAGCCTCGGCCGGCAGCTCGCTGCCCTCGTTGCGACAGCTCGCAGCAGACCTGCGAGTGAGCGTCATCACCGTCACACGCGCGTACAACGATCTCGTGGCGGAAGGGCTGGTCCACAACGAGCATGGGCGTGGATTCGTCGTGCAGGACGTCGATCCTGTGATCGCCGCGGAAGCCCTCGAGAAGCGCGTCGATGCGGCGCTGATCGAACTCCGGCTCGCCGCCCGTCACGCGCGCATCGACATCGACGACATACACCGACGCCTCGACGAGGCATGGAGGAGTGACCCCGATGACTGA
- a CDS encoding ABC transporter ATP-binding protein yields MTDDMARIADLRVTRPNFEVSEVSFVIPRGQVVGLVGPNGAGKTTVIRSLLGLVHPDAGRIEVLGQPAGSSAALSKIGVVLDQPTAAGDWRVHSLGRRLGPFYPNWDEDRFLELVDQFGVPRDQRVDELSRGQGVKLSLAAALAQRPELLILDEPSSGLDPRSRRDIGDVIRQFMVDPQHAVLFSTHITTDLDDLADQLIVLVGGRVAHRGILPDAKDDFAMARGTGEVPDGTFGPQYSGAQWSALIRTEDSAAFGPDVVIDEATIDDIIIHLAAAHEEARV; encoded by the coding sequence ATGACTGACGACATGGCGCGGATCGCCGATCTGCGTGTCACCCGACCGAACTTCGAGGTCAGTGAGGTCTCGTTCGTGATCCCCCGTGGTCAGGTGGTGGGCCTGGTCGGTCCGAACGGAGCGGGAAAGACCACCGTCATCCGCTCTCTGCTCGGCTTGGTGCATCCGGATGCCGGCCGCATCGAGGTCCTCGGTCAACCGGCCGGGTCCAGCGCGGCGCTGTCCAAGATCGGCGTCGTCCTTGACCAGCCCACCGCCGCCGGCGACTGGCGGGTGCATTCTCTCGGCCGGCGGCTCGGCCCGTTCTATCCGAACTGGGATGAGGATCGCTTCCTCGAACTCGTCGACCAGTTCGGTGTGCCCCGCGATCAGCGGGTGGACGAACTCTCGCGCGGTCAGGGGGTCAAGCTCTCGCTTGCCGCCGCCCTTGCACAGCGGCCCGAGTTGCTCATCCTCGACGAGCCGTCCAGCGGCCTCGATCCGCGATCCCGCCGCGACATCGGCGATGTCATCCGGCAGTTCATGGTGGACCCGCAGCACGCCGTGCTCTTCTCGACGCACATCACCACAGACCTGGACGACCTGGCCGATCAGCTCATCGTGCTGGTCGGCGGTCGGGTCGCGCACCGCGGCATCCTTCCCGATGCCAAGGACGACTTCGCCATGGCGCGGGGCACCGGCGAGGTGCCCGATGGCACCTTCGGCCCGCAGTACTCCGGCGCGCAATGGTCTGCGCTGATCCGTACCGAGGACTCCGCGGCCTTCGGGCCGGACGTCGTCATCGATGAAGCGACCATCGATGACATCATCATCCACCTGGCCGCCGCACACGAGGAGGCACGAGTATGA
- a CDS encoding ABC-2 transporter permease: protein MSFAFTRFDVLSWFPRRATLVPFAFIIVVGVVLPVPGMAIVTAAFVTSLMLSAPFLGDERDRLDRLYGVLPISRRAVVLGRTASILLYGIIAMIIATVTTLITAAARGATITGDGLVLGYAAAFAIVGVSVGVQLPVLFRVGYSRGRLVVYAPTVLIAGAAWLAQATGLLDTKALASIPLGLGAGICVGVGLLGIIIGTAVAVRLYVRRELR from the coding sequence ATGAGCTTCGCATTCACCCGCTTCGATGTGCTGTCGTGGTTCCCTCGACGCGCGACGCTGGTCCCCTTCGCCTTCATCATCGTGGTCGGCGTCGTGCTTCCCGTCCCCGGCATGGCGATCGTCACCGCCGCCTTCGTCACCTCGCTGATGCTCTCGGCGCCATTCCTCGGTGACGAGCGCGACCGCCTCGACAGGCTCTACGGCGTCCTCCCGATCTCGCGCCGTGCGGTCGTGCTGGGGCGAACGGCATCCATCCTCCTCTACGGCATCATCGCGATGATCATCGCCACCGTCACCACGCTCATCACCGCCGCCGCCCGAGGCGCCACGATCACCGGTGACGGGCTCGTGCTCGGATACGCGGCTGCGTTCGCGATCGTCGGGGTGTCCGTCGGCGTCCAGCTGCCGGTGCTGTTCCGCGTCGGATACTCCCGTGGCCGCCTCGTCGTCTACGCACCCACCGTCCTCATCGCGGGGGCGGCCTGGCTCGCGCAGGCCACCGGTCTCCTCGACACGAAGGCGCTCGCGTCGATCCCTCTCGGGCTCGGCGCGGGGATCTGCGTCGGCGTCGGTCTGCTGGGAATCATCATCGGCACCGCCGTCGCCGTACGTCTCTATGTGAGGCGAGAGCTGCGCTGA
- a CDS encoding HAD family hydrolase — MRWILYDIGGVIEMVDDHRWPGELEERWGARLGLSVDELRRCLHAADLPDTTLRSGVAEEYWRGFGAALGIDTADVEEMRSQMWDAYCGEANQELLDHARSLRGRAGLAILSNSGDGAREEEERRFGLASIFDPICYSHEQGVAKPDPGAYLSALERMGASAQDVLFIDDNEGPIRGAEACGLRTVLHRDNAVTIAAIESFLAE, encoded by the coding sequence ATGAGATGGATCCTCTATGACATCGGTGGCGTGATCGAGATGGTCGACGATCATCGCTGGCCCGGGGAGCTGGAGGAACGCTGGGGTGCACGCCTCGGCCTCAGCGTCGACGAACTGCGCCGGTGTCTGCACGCGGCGGACCTCCCCGACACGACGCTCCGGTCCGGGGTGGCCGAGGAGTACTGGCGCGGGTTCGGCGCGGCACTGGGAATCGATACCGCTGACGTCGAGGAGATGCGATCCCAGATGTGGGACGCGTACTGCGGTGAAGCGAATCAGGAGCTCCTCGACCATGCGCGGTCACTGCGCGGGCGCGCCGGCCTGGCCATCCTGTCGAACTCCGGCGACGGTGCGCGTGAGGAGGAGGAGCGTCGCTTCGGGCTTGCGTCGATCTTCGATCCGATCTGTTACAGCCACGAGCAGGGAGTGGCCAAGCCCGACCCCGGCGCCTACCTGAGCGCGTTGGAGCGGATGGGTGCATCTGCGCAGGACGTCCTCTTCATCGACGACAACGAGGGGCCGATCCGCGGGGCAGAGGCCTGCGGGCTCCGAACGGTCCTGCATCGCGACAACGCCGTGACGATCGCGGCGATCGAGAGTTTCCTCGCGGAATGA
- a CDS encoding MarR family winged helix-turn-helix transcriptional regulator, which produces MEATPGARLASLLDQTFRAMVAHAVEELGRRGHPGVTATLEFALVEIRAGATDASALGRALGVSKQAAAKTIATLEHLGYVRREAHPTDARRRHVAVTARGEEMTAIGAAAFDDLRRRWIDSLGSADAERAEAALQVLLEQSREDAIARAQGSSTAT; this is translated from the coding sequence ATGGAGGCGACACCAGGGGCGCGATTGGCATCACTGCTCGACCAGACCTTCCGCGCGATGGTCGCGCACGCTGTCGAGGAGCTCGGTCGCCGCGGGCACCCTGGAGTGACCGCCACGCTCGAGTTCGCGCTCGTCGAGATCCGGGCCGGTGCGACCGACGCATCTGCGCTCGGCAGGGCGCTGGGAGTCTCCAAGCAGGCCGCAGCCAAGACGATCGCGACGCTGGAGCACCTCGGATACGTGCGACGCGAAGCACACCCCACCGACGCGCGACGGCGACACGTCGCGGTGACCGCACGCGGCGAGGAGATGACCGCGATCGGCGCAGCGGCGTTCGATGACCTGCGCCGACGATGGATCGACTCGCTCGGCTCCGCCGATGCCGAACGTGCCGAGGCTGCCCTTCAGGTCCTTCTGGAGCAGAGCCGCGAGGACGCAATCGCGCGCGCCCAGGGCAGCTCGACAGCGACCTGA
- a CDS encoding alpha/beta fold hydrolase has translation MNIPPIGRTIAEVSHHRIAVDGGELHYVSAGRDGSPILLVHGFPESWWAFHRVIPLLAHDHRVFAVDLRGFGDSSVAAEDHSSAVAADDLHALIRHLDLGAFTVLGQDIAGGALYRLAMTHPEDVAAIVAVEMGLAGFGLEAFADITNGGSWHIGALAAPGIGNMLFAGREAEILGHWAFPSMTAVPGSITDADVTEFARGFARQGGWNGAAGIYRSILSEGEEFRAMAQRSALAVPALAVGGFGGPFTAATVEGIVSGEVASTILDGVGHYVALEAPDELAAAILEFLDAAGL, from the coding sequence ATGAACATCCCTCCCATCGGGCGCACGATCGCCGAGGTCTCCCACCATCGCATCGCGGTGGACGGGGGCGAGCTGCACTACGTCTCGGCGGGTCGCGACGGATCGCCCATCCTTCTCGTCCACGGCTTCCCGGAGTCGTGGTGGGCCTTCCACCGGGTGATCCCGCTCCTCGCACACGATCACCGCGTCTTCGCCGTCGACCTGCGCGGGTTCGGCGACTCGTCGGTCGCCGCGGAGGATCACAGCAGCGCAGTCGCCGCCGACGACCTTCACGCCCTGATCCGGCACCTGGACCTCGGGGCGTTCACGGTGCTGGGGCAGGACATCGCCGGCGGAGCCCTCTACCGACTCGCGATGACCCACCCGGAGGATGTGGCTGCCATCGTCGCTGTCGAGATGGGGCTCGCCGGATTCGGACTCGAGGCCTTCGCGGACATCACGAACGGCGGCTCCTGGCACATCGGCGCACTGGCCGCCCCCGGCATCGGAAACATGCTGTTCGCCGGTCGCGAGGCCGAGATCCTCGGGCACTGGGCGTTCCCGTCCATGACCGCGGTGCCCGGATCGATCACGGACGCGGACGTGACCGAATTCGCGCGTGGATTCGCTCGGCAGGGTGGCTGGAACGGCGCCGCCGGGATCTACCGCTCCATCCTCAGCGAAGGAGAAGAGTTCCGTGCCATGGCGCAGCGCTCGGCGCTGGCTGTCCCCGCGCTGGCGGTGGGTGGATTCGGCGGCCCGTTCACAGCGGCGACGGTGGAGGGCATCGTCTCGGGCGAGGTCGCCTCGACGATCCTGGACGGCGTCGGCCACTACGTCGCTCTGGAGGCTCCCGATGAGCTTGCCGCCGCGATCCTGGAATTCCTGGATGCCGCGGGGCTCTGA
- a CDS encoding SMP-30/gluconolactonase/LRE family protein gives MSREQHPLLAPGTSLERLATGATWSEGPLWMPDERAVRWSDIPGDRILRWDAATGEVSVHRDQVEFTNGRMLDSDGSVVQCSHGHRRLEREASDGTVTEIISRWGEYRLNSPNDVALAPDGSYWFTDPHYGIVQPREGHPGIREYGDCRVFRWSAEDGLTAVIDDIDQPNGIAFSPDGGTVYVTDTAVALGDGPGHWIRAFDVDGATARRGRLFATIEVGVPDGIAVDVEGRVWSSAGDGVHVFEPDGAEVLFVPVSEVVANVTFGGDDGSDLFIAATTSLYRVRTTTRAATFSDSQR, from the coding sequence GTGAGCCGAGAACAGCACCCCCTTCTGGCGCCCGGAACGTCCCTCGAGAGACTCGCCACGGGAGCGACATGGAGCGAGGGCCCATTGTGGATGCCGGACGAGCGCGCGGTGCGCTGGAGCGACATCCCCGGTGACCGGATCCTGCGGTGGGATGCCGCGACAGGGGAGGTGAGCGTCCATCGCGACCAGGTGGAGTTCACCAACGGGCGGATGCTCGACAGCGACGGCAGCGTCGTGCAGTGCTCGCACGGACACCGACGACTGGAGCGCGAGGCGTCCGACGGCACTGTGACCGAAATCATCTCCCGTTGGGGAGAGTACCGTCTGAACTCCCCGAACGACGTCGCGCTCGCGCCCGACGGCTCCTACTGGTTCACGGATCCGCACTACGGGATCGTGCAGCCTCGAGAGGGACACCCCGGCATCCGCGAGTACGGCGACTGCCGCGTCTTCCGCTGGTCAGCCGAAGACGGACTGACTGCGGTCATCGACGACATCGACCAGCCCAACGGGATCGCCTTCTCCCCCGACGGCGGCACGGTCTACGTCACCGACACCGCCGTCGCACTCGGCGACGGACCGGGTCACTGGATCCGCGCGTTCGACGTCGACGGCGCCACTGCTCGACGGGGCCGTCTGTTCGCGACGATCGAGGTCGGGGTGCCCGACGGCATCGCCGTCGACGTCGAGGGACGCGTCTGGTCCTCCGCGGGTGACGGCGTGCACGTGTTCGAACCCGACGGCGCCGAAGTGCTCTTCGTCCCCGTGTCGGAGGTCGTGGCCAACGTCACCTTCGGCGGCGACGACGGTTCCGACCTCTTCATCGCCGCCACCACGAGCCTGTATCGCGTGCGAACGACGACGCGAGCAGCGACCTTCTCGGACTCTCAGCGCTGA
- a CDS encoding phospholipase, which yields MPETRLISPTRRRAIALTLAAGAALGLLATAGLTTAAPAAADVSGRAVAIDRADLRAELATTATAVEDGRAVVAEAAKAVTEIKDSGYDLGEVSIDTVGLASALNALSAEDAVGATRATLTANAIVETEIVEAATESLRGRLDAAVAQKEAEEAEKAAAAEAAAEAAALASANTPDGARAVAAQIAASDYGWGADQFSCLDSLWMKESGWNYQAYNPSGATGIPQALPGDKMATFGSDWATNATTQIRWGLDYISQVYGAPCAAWGHSQSVNWY from the coding sequence ATGCCCGAAACCCGATTGATTTCACCCACCCGCCGCCGTGCCATCGCGCTCACGCTCGCCGCTGGAGCTGCGCTCGGGCTGCTCGCCACCGCCGGCCTCACGACTGCGGCCCCCGCCGCCGCTGACGTCTCCGGCCGCGCCGTGGCGATCGATCGCGCCGACCTGCGCGCCGAGCTCGCGACCACTGCCACCGCCGTCGAGGACGGTCGCGCCGTCGTCGCCGAGGCCGCGAAGGCCGTCACCGAGATCAAGGACTCCGGCTACGACCTCGGCGAGGTCTCCATCGACACCGTCGGCCTCGCATCGGCGCTGAACGCGCTCTCCGCGGAGGACGCCGTCGGCGCCACGCGCGCCACCCTCACCGCGAACGCGATCGTCGAGACGGAGATCGTCGAGGCGGCGACGGAGTCCCTGCGCGGACGCCTGGACGCCGCAGTCGCTCAGAAGGAAGCCGAGGAGGCCGAGAAGGCGGCAGCCGCAGAGGCCGCTGCCGAAGCCGCCGCCCTCGCGAGCGCGAACACCCCGGACGGCGCGCGAGCCGTCGCCGCGCAGATCGCCGCGAGCGACTACGGCTGGGGCGCCGACCAGTTCTCCTGCCTCGACTCTCTGTGGATGAAGGAGTCCGGCTGGAACTACCAGGCCTACAACCCCTCCGGCGCAACGGGCATCCCGCAGGCTCTGCCCGGCGACAAGATGGCGACGTTCGGCTCCGACTGGGCCACCAACGCCACCACGCAGATCCGCTGGGGCCTCGACTACATCTCGCAGGTCTACGGCGCACCGTGCGCCGCGTGGGGTCACTCGCAGTCCGTGAACTGGTATTGA
- a CDS encoding PadR family transcriptional regulator, producing MASQMTEMLKGTLEGIVLAILAERPAYGYEITSRLRDEGFTDLVEGTVYALLVRIEQRGFVDVKKVPSAKGPPRKVYSLSAKGRTQLGDFWKTWSFLAERIEHLHRPDSRDDEGE from the coding sequence ATGGCAAGTCAGATGACCGAGATGCTCAAGGGCACACTCGAGGGCATCGTGCTCGCGATCCTCGCCGAGCGCCCTGCGTACGGATACGAGATCACGTCCCGACTGCGCGACGAAGGGTTCACCGATCTCGTCGAGGGCACGGTGTACGCGTTGCTCGTCCGCATCGAGCAGCGCGGCTTCGTCGATGTGAAGAAGGTGCCATCGGCGAAGGGGCCACCGCGCAAGGTGTACTCGCTGTCCGCCAAGGGCCGCACCCAGCTCGGCGATTTCTGGAAGACGTGGAGCTTCCTCGCCGAGCGCATCGAACATCTCCACCGACCCGATTCCCGCGACGACGAAGGAGAATGA
- a CDS encoding DUF1048 domain-containing protein: MAAKWIEALTGSLEQKKQYRQSVARIDGLPEPYRSTAKALHRYLLASGGIVDGDTMVTMFADLADLWEQAAADGTPVRDIVGEEPSEFADTFAQAYSGRHWADKQRRRLADAVDAAVEGEPPEEERS, encoded by the coding sequence ATGGCTGCGAAGTGGATCGAAGCGCTCACCGGATCGCTCGAACAGAAGAAGCAATATCGGCAGAGCGTCGCGCGCATCGACGGACTGCCCGAACCGTACCGCAGCACCGCCAAGGCGCTGCACCGCTACCTCCTCGCCTCCGGCGGCATCGTCGACGGCGACACGATGGTCACGATGTTCGCCGATCTCGCCGACCTCTGGGAACAGGCGGCGGCCGACGGCACTCCGGTGCGCGACATCGTGGGGGAGGAGCCGTCCGAGTTCGCCGACACCTTCGCCCAGGCGTACTCCGGCAGGCACTGGGCGGACAAACAGCGCAGACGCCTCGCGGATGCCGTCGATGCGGCCGTCGAGGGAGAGCCGCCGGAGGAGGAGCGATCATGA
- a CDS encoding ABC transporter ATP-binding protein: MISTSGITKSFHGLDVLKGVDLHVERGTIFALLGSNGAGKTTLIRILSTLLNADAGTAVINGHDVVTSAADVRESISLTGQFAAVDEVLTGRENLILVGRLRHVSGPAGVADELLERFSLTEAGGRRAGTYSGGMRRRLDIAMSLVGHPQVVFLDEPTTGLDPQSRIEVWQTVRALADAGTTVLLTTQYLDEAEQLADRIAILHEGTIIQNGTLDELKRLLPAAEVEYVEKQPSLEDVFLALVGPRPAEGN; the protein is encoded by the coding sequence ATGATCTCCACCAGCGGGATCACGAAGTCCTTCCACGGCCTCGACGTTCTGAAAGGTGTCGACCTCCATGTCGAGCGCGGCACGATCTTCGCGTTGCTCGGATCGAACGGCGCAGGAAAGACGACGCTCATCCGCATCCTCTCGACCCTCCTGAACGCGGACGCCGGAACCGCCGTCATCAACGGCCACGACGTGGTCACCTCGGCGGCGGACGTGCGCGAGTCGATCAGCCTCACAGGACAGTTCGCCGCCGTCGACGAGGTGCTCACCGGGCGGGAGAACCTCATCCTCGTCGGGAGGCTGCGGCACGTCTCCGGCCCTGCTGGTGTCGCCGACGAACTGCTCGAACGGTTCTCGCTGACCGAGGCGGGTGGTCGCCGAGCGGGCACCTACTCCGGGGGCATGCGGCGTCGCCTGGACATCGCGATGAGCCTCGTGGGGCATCCCCAGGTGGTGTTCCTGGACGAACCGACCACGGGGCTGGACCCGCAGTCACGCATCGAGGTCTGGCAGACCGTTCGTGCGCTGGCGGATGCCGGCACCACCGTCCTGCTGACGACCCAATACCTCGACGAGGCCGAGCAACTGGCCGACCGGATCGCCATCCTCCACGAGGGGACGATCATCCAGAACGGCACACTCGACGAGCTCAAGAGACTCCTGCCGGCGGCAGAGGTCGAGTACGTCGAGAAGCAGCCCAGCCTCGAGGACGTCTTCCTCGCCCTCGTCGGCCCGAGACCCGCAGAAGGGAACTGA
- a CDS encoding ABC transporter permease: MSGHVLGDTRVLTGRSLRHILRSPDTIITTAITPIALLMLFVWVFGGAIDTGGAGSYIDYMLPGILLITIASGISYTSYRLFLDMQGGIFERFQSMPIARSSVLWAHVLTSAVANILSVAIVTAVAFAMGFRTGASFGAWLAAAGILLLFILALTWLAIIAGLSAKTVDGASAFSYPLIFLPFVSSAFVPTASMPAPVAWFAEHQPVTSIVDTLRSLFAGHPVGGDIWIALAWLVGILVVAYGAAVVVYRRRLR; this comes from the coding sequence ATGTCCGGTCACGTCCTCGGCGACACCCGGGTCCTCACCGGGCGTTCGCTGCGTCACATCCTTCGCAGCCCCGACACGATCATCACCACCGCCATCACCCCGATCGCCCTGCTCATGCTGTTCGTCTGGGTGTTCGGCGGGGCCATCGACACCGGCGGTGCAGGGTCGTACATCGACTACATGCTCCCCGGCATCCTGCTCATCACGATCGCATCGGGCATCTCCTATACGTCGTACCGACTCTTCCTCGACATGCAGGGCGGGATCTTCGAACGATTCCAGTCGATGCCGATCGCCCGCTCCAGCGTGCTGTGGGCGCACGTGCTCACGTCCGCCGTGGCGAACATCCTCTCCGTGGCGATCGTCACCGCGGTCGCGTTCGCGATGGGATTCCGCACGGGCGCCTCGTTCGGAGCGTGGCTCGCGGCCGCCGGCATCCTGCTGCTGTTCATTCTTGCGCTGACCTGGCTGGCGATCATCGCCGGACTGTCGGCGAAGACCGTCGACGGCGCGAGCGCGTTCAGCTATCCGCTCATCTTCCTGCCCTTCGTGAGCTCGGCGTTCGTGCCGACCGCGTCGATGCCGGCGCCGGTGGCCTGGTTCGCCGAGCACCAGCCGGTCACCTCGATCGTCGACACCCTCCGGTCGCTGTTCGCCGGCCACCCGGTCGGCGGCGACATCTGGATCGCGCTGGCCTGGCTCGTCGGCATCCTCGTCGTGGCGTACGGTGCCGCCGTCGTGGTGTATCGCCGCCGCCTCCGATAG